From the genome of Primulina eburnea isolate SZY01 chromosome 12, ASM2296580v1, whole genome shotgun sequence, one region includes:
- the LOC140806993 gene encoding telomere repeat-binding protein 4-like isoform X3, which yields MAPKKRLELGFNGYQTPAIPRAPRSIRKRRPRTRSVEGNKFYAFELLAAIAGQLLQESEGSISDNVTEGKAHFGTGKSGDQKEQSKDDKALKLENYDHRSWAESAFIPEISLQECGLFSNFKGLTRAENGSVVEHSSVESSDSPNKVDCDVKLVISEEKNMDGVITSEIFNKKVGVKPGKKVENDTNKIADLYTPNRSTVKDPSREFVNADISFKSESSVHLSLYRDPIHGALLRKRCNSVNLGFRDDDENSFRCNNFRTKFRSFQPHSYTEHHRIRKMLKSKYWKVAPKVKDYELYGERMRTFCRYRKVAYAQKICQRVPFKKKKLSDNSFAVAYNQDCSSDSIFPIKGARGDECSSSMILHGASGASINMKGHQKAKDPYVRFSIKSFTVPELHIEVPETATIGSLKRNVLETVTSILRGGIRIGVVLQGKKVRDNNITLEQACISQSCNLNNLDFTLEPNYTCVPETRNPEKPPLVFPCDTNQQLRRSPATPGTDSCITHASDDHSLANKLDNLVVNNEIISSPITPPEVQMDVTVSDSKALVCVPPMNMEALPAATINPKHKHSELSQRRTRRPFSVQEVEALVEAVEKLGTGRWRDIKMRAFENADHRTYVDLKDKWKTLVHTGSISPQQRRGEPVPQELLDRVLAAHSYWSQNQAKQGKQLVESPKIIVAEVGAEGA from the exons ATGGCGCCAAAGAAGAGGTTGGAGTTAGGATTCAATGGCTACCAAACCCCTGCTATTCCTAGAGCTCCCAGATCAATAAGG AAGAGGCGCCCGCGTACCAGGTCGGTGGAAGGCAACAAATTTTATGCCTTTGAACTACTTGCCGCTATAGCTGGGCAGTTATTACAAGAGAGTGAAGGCTCCATTTCCGATAATGTTACTGAAGGGAAAGCCCATTTTGGCACTGGAAAAAGTGGAGATCAAAAGGAACAGTCTAAAGATGATAAAGCTTTGAAATTAGAGAATTATGACCATAGAAGTTGGGCTGAGAGTGCCTTTATTCCAGAAATTTCTCTTCAGGAGTGCGGTCTCTTTTCTAACTTTAAGGGACTAACACGAGCTGAAAATGGTTCTGTGGTGGAACACTCTTCTGTTGAAAGTtctgattccccaaacaaagtTGATTGTGATGTAAAATTAGTTATTTCCGAGGAGAAGAATATGGATGGTGTCATTACAAgtgaaatatttaataaaaaagtaGGAGTTAAACCAGGAAAAAAGGTAGAGAATGACACAAATAAAATTGCAGACTTATATACACCTAACAGATCCACTGTAAAGGATCCAAGCAGAGAATTTGTGAATGCTGACATATCATTTAAATCAGAGAGTAGTGTACATTTGTCCTTGTACAGGGATCCCATTCATGGTGCTTTATTGAGAAAGCGCTGCAACAGTGTAAATTTAGGATTTAGAGATGATGACGAAAATTCTTTCAGGTGCAATAACTTTCGCACCAAGTTTAGGTCCTTCCAGCCACATTCATATACTGAACATCATAGAATAAGGAAGATGCTGAAATCAAAATACTGGAAAGTTGCTCCAaaagtgaaggattatgagctTTATG GAGAGAGAATGAGAACCTTTTGCCGATACCGGAAAGTTGCTTATGCACAAAAAATATGTCAACGGGTACCTTTTAAGAAGAAGAAGTTGTCAGATAACAGCTTTGCAGTGGCTTATAATCAGGATTGCAGCAGTGATAGCATCTTCCCCATAAAGGGGGCAAGGGGAGATGAATGTAGCTCGTCTATGATCTTGCATGGAG CAAGTGGAGCATCTATTAACATGAAAGGTCATCAAAAAGCTAAGGATCCTTATG tGAGATTTAGTATAAAATCCTTTACTGTGCCAGAACTTCATATCGAGGTCCCTGAAACTGCGACCATTGGTTCACTAAAG AGAAATGTGTTGGAGACTGTTACTTCTATTCTTCGAGGTGGAATACGAATTGGGGTTGTTCTTCAGGGGAAGAAGGTGAGAGACAACAATATAACTTTGGAGCAGGCTTGTATTTCTCAGAGTTGCAATCTCAATAACTTAGATTTTACTTTGGAGCCGAATTATACATGCGTCCCTGAAACCAGAAATCCTGAGAAGCCCCCCCTTGTATTTCCATGTGATACAAACCAGCAATTACGAAG GTCACCTGCTACTCCGGGGACTGATTCTTGTATTACACACGCCTCAGATGATCACTCTCTTGCTAATAAGCTGGACAATTTAGTTGTTAATAATGAAATTATCTCATCCCCGATAACGCCTCCTGAAGTGCAAATGGACGTAACAGTGTCCGACTCAAAGGCTTTGGTTTGTGTACCTCCGATGAATATGGAGGCACTTCCAGCAGCCACAATTAACCCAAAACACAAACATAGTGAACTTTCACAGCGTAGAACTAGACGACCATTCTCCGTACAAGAAGTTGAAGCACTGGTTGAAGCCGTTGAAAAACTGGGGACTGGGAG GTGGCGTGACATTAAAATGCGTGCTTTTGAGAATGCAGATCATAGAACATACGTCGACTTAAAG GATAAATGGAAGACTCTAGTCCACACTGGAAGCATATCCCCTCAACAAAGAAGAGGGGAGCCTGTGCCACAGGAGCTGTTGGATCGAGTCCTTGCTGCTCACTCGTACTGGTCGCAGAATCAGGCGAAACAAGGAAAGCAGCTGGTCGAGTCTCCAAAAATAATAGTTGCTGAGGTGGGAGCTGAAGGAGCTTGA
- the LOC140806993 gene encoding telomere repeat-binding protein 4-like isoform X1, which translates to MAPKKRLELGFNGYQTPAIPRAPRSIRKRRPRTRSVEGNKFYAFELLAAIAGQLLQESEGSISDNVTEGKAHFGTGKSGDQKEQSKDDKALKLENYDHRSWAESAFIPEISLQECGLFSNFKGLTRAENGSVVEHSSVESSDSPNKVDCDVKLVISEEKNMDGVITSEIFNKKVGVKPGKKVENDTNKIADLYTPNRSTVKDPSREFVNADISFKSESSVHLSLYRDPIHGALLRKRCNSVNLGFRDDDENSFRCNNFRTKFRSFQPHSYTEHHRIRKMLKSKYWKVAPKVKDYELYGTRERMRTFCRYRKVAYAQKICQRVPFKKKKLSDNSFAVAYNQDCSSDSIFPIKGARGDECSSSMILHGASGASINMKGHQKAKDPYVRFSIKSFTVPELHIEVPETATIGSLKRNVLETVTSILRGGIRIGVVLQGKKVRDNNITLEQACISQSCNLNNLDFTLEPNYTCVPETRNPEKPPLVFPCDTNQQLRRSPATPGTDSCITHASDDHSLANKLDNLVVNNEIISSPITPPEVQMDVTVSDSKALVCVPPMNMEALPAATINPKHKHSELSQRRTRRPFSVQEVEALVEAVEKLGTGRWRDIKMRAFENADHRTYVDLKDKWKTLVHTGSISPQQRRGEPVPQELLDRVLAAHSYWSQNQAKQGKQLVESPKIIVAEVGAEGA; encoded by the exons ATGGCGCCAAAGAAGAGGTTGGAGTTAGGATTCAATGGCTACCAAACCCCTGCTATTCCTAGAGCTCCCAGATCAATAAGG AAGAGGCGCCCGCGTACCAGGTCGGTGGAAGGCAACAAATTTTATGCCTTTGAACTACTTGCCGCTATAGCTGGGCAGTTATTACAAGAGAGTGAAGGCTCCATTTCCGATAATGTTACTGAAGGGAAAGCCCATTTTGGCACTGGAAAAAGTGGAGATCAAAAGGAACAGTCTAAAGATGATAAAGCTTTGAAATTAGAGAATTATGACCATAGAAGTTGGGCTGAGAGTGCCTTTATTCCAGAAATTTCTCTTCAGGAGTGCGGTCTCTTTTCTAACTTTAAGGGACTAACACGAGCTGAAAATGGTTCTGTGGTGGAACACTCTTCTGTTGAAAGTtctgattccccaaacaaagtTGATTGTGATGTAAAATTAGTTATTTCCGAGGAGAAGAATATGGATGGTGTCATTACAAgtgaaatatttaataaaaaagtaGGAGTTAAACCAGGAAAAAAGGTAGAGAATGACACAAATAAAATTGCAGACTTATATACACCTAACAGATCCACTGTAAAGGATCCAAGCAGAGAATTTGTGAATGCTGACATATCATTTAAATCAGAGAGTAGTGTACATTTGTCCTTGTACAGGGATCCCATTCATGGTGCTTTATTGAGAAAGCGCTGCAACAGTGTAAATTTAGGATTTAGAGATGATGACGAAAATTCTTTCAGGTGCAATAACTTTCGCACCAAGTTTAGGTCCTTCCAGCCACATTCATATACTGAACATCATAGAATAAGGAAGATGCTGAAATCAAAATACTGGAAAGTTGCTCCAaaagtgaaggattatgagctTTATGGTACTA GAGAGAGAATGAGAACCTTTTGCCGATACCGGAAAGTTGCTTATGCACAAAAAATATGTCAACGGGTACCTTTTAAGAAGAAGAAGTTGTCAGATAACAGCTTTGCAGTGGCTTATAATCAGGATTGCAGCAGTGATAGCATCTTCCCCATAAAGGGGGCAAGGGGAGATGAATGTAGCTCGTCTATGATCTTGCATGGAG CAAGTGGAGCATCTATTAACATGAAAGGTCATCAAAAAGCTAAGGATCCTTATG tGAGATTTAGTATAAAATCCTTTACTGTGCCAGAACTTCATATCGAGGTCCCTGAAACTGCGACCATTGGTTCACTAAAG AGAAATGTGTTGGAGACTGTTACTTCTATTCTTCGAGGTGGAATACGAATTGGGGTTGTTCTTCAGGGGAAGAAGGTGAGAGACAACAATATAACTTTGGAGCAGGCTTGTATTTCTCAGAGTTGCAATCTCAATAACTTAGATTTTACTTTGGAGCCGAATTATACATGCGTCCCTGAAACCAGAAATCCTGAGAAGCCCCCCCTTGTATTTCCATGTGATACAAACCAGCAATTACGAAG GTCACCTGCTACTCCGGGGACTGATTCTTGTATTACACACGCCTCAGATGATCACTCTCTTGCTAATAAGCTGGACAATTTAGTTGTTAATAATGAAATTATCTCATCCCCGATAACGCCTCCTGAAGTGCAAATGGACGTAACAGTGTCCGACTCAAAGGCTTTGGTTTGTGTACCTCCGATGAATATGGAGGCACTTCCAGCAGCCACAATTAACCCAAAACACAAACATAGTGAACTTTCACAGCGTAGAACTAGACGACCATTCTCCGTACAAGAAGTTGAAGCACTGGTTGAAGCCGTTGAAAAACTGGGGACTGGGAG GTGGCGTGACATTAAAATGCGTGCTTTTGAGAATGCAGATCATAGAACATACGTCGACTTAAAG GATAAATGGAAGACTCTAGTCCACACTGGAAGCATATCCCCTCAACAAAGAAGAGGGGAGCCTGTGCCACAGGAGCTGTTGGATCGAGTCCTTGCTGCTCACTCGTACTGGTCGCAGAATCAGGCGAAACAAGGAAAGCAGCTGGTCGAGTCTCCAAAAATAATAGTTGCTGAGGTGGGAGCTGAAGGAGCTTGA
- the LOC140806993 gene encoding telomere repeat-binding protein 4-like isoform X2 encodes MAPKKRLELGFNGYQTPAIPRAPRSIRRRPRTRSVEGNKFYAFELLAAIAGQLLQESEGSISDNVTEGKAHFGTGKSGDQKEQSKDDKALKLENYDHRSWAESAFIPEISLQECGLFSNFKGLTRAENGSVVEHSSVESSDSPNKVDCDVKLVISEEKNMDGVITSEIFNKKVGVKPGKKVENDTNKIADLYTPNRSTVKDPSREFVNADISFKSESSVHLSLYRDPIHGALLRKRCNSVNLGFRDDDENSFRCNNFRTKFRSFQPHSYTEHHRIRKMLKSKYWKVAPKVKDYELYGTRERMRTFCRYRKVAYAQKICQRVPFKKKKLSDNSFAVAYNQDCSSDSIFPIKGARGDECSSSMILHGASGASINMKGHQKAKDPYVRFSIKSFTVPELHIEVPETATIGSLKRNVLETVTSILRGGIRIGVVLQGKKVRDNNITLEQACISQSCNLNNLDFTLEPNYTCVPETRNPEKPPLVFPCDTNQQLRRSPATPGTDSCITHASDDHSLANKLDNLVVNNEIISSPITPPEVQMDVTVSDSKALVCVPPMNMEALPAATINPKHKHSELSQRRTRRPFSVQEVEALVEAVEKLGTGRWRDIKMRAFENADHRTYVDLKDKWKTLVHTGSISPQQRRGEPVPQELLDRVLAAHSYWSQNQAKQGKQLVESPKIIVAEVGAEGA; translated from the exons ATGGCGCCAAAGAAGAGGTTGGAGTTAGGATTCAATGGCTACCAAACCCCTGCTATTCCTAGAGCTCCCAGATCAATAAGG AGGCGCCCGCGTACCAGGTCGGTGGAAGGCAACAAATTTTATGCCTTTGAACTACTTGCCGCTATAGCTGGGCAGTTATTACAAGAGAGTGAAGGCTCCATTTCCGATAATGTTACTGAAGGGAAAGCCCATTTTGGCACTGGAAAAAGTGGAGATCAAAAGGAACAGTCTAAAGATGATAAAGCTTTGAAATTAGAGAATTATGACCATAGAAGTTGGGCTGAGAGTGCCTTTATTCCAGAAATTTCTCTTCAGGAGTGCGGTCTCTTTTCTAACTTTAAGGGACTAACACGAGCTGAAAATGGTTCTGTGGTGGAACACTCTTCTGTTGAAAGTtctgattccccaaacaaagtTGATTGTGATGTAAAATTAGTTATTTCCGAGGAGAAGAATATGGATGGTGTCATTACAAgtgaaatatttaataaaaaagtaGGAGTTAAACCAGGAAAAAAGGTAGAGAATGACACAAATAAAATTGCAGACTTATATACACCTAACAGATCCACTGTAAAGGATCCAAGCAGAGAATTTGTGAATGCTGACATATCATTTAAATCAGAGAGTAGTGTACATTTGTCCTTGTACAGGGATCCCATTCATGGTGCTTTATTGAGAAAGCGCTGCAACAGTGTAAATTTAGGATTTAGAGATGATGACGAAAATTCTTTCAGGTGCAATAACTTTCGCACCAAGTTTAGGTCCTTCCAGCCACATTCATATACTGAACATCATAGAATAAGGAAGATGCTGAAATCAAAATACTGGAAAGTTGCTCCAaaagtgaaggattatgagctTTATGGTACTA GAGAGAGAATGAGAACCTTTTGCCGATACCGGAAAGTTGCTTATGCACAAAAAATATGTCAACGGGTACCTTTTAAGAAGAAGAAGTTGTCAGATAACAGCTTTGCAGTGGCTTATAATCAGGATTGCAGCAGTGATAGCATCTTCCCCATAAAGGGGGCAAGGGGAGATGAATGTAGCTCGTCTATGATCTTGCATGGAG CAAGTGGAGCATCTATTAACATGAAAGGTCATCAAAAAGCTAAGGATCCTTATG tGAGATTTAGTATAAAATCCTTTACTGTGCCAGAACTTCATATCGAGGTCCCTGAAACTGCGACCATTGGTTCACTAAAG AGAAATGTGTTGGAGACTGTTACTTCTATTCTTCGAGGTGGAATACGAATTGGGGTTGTTCTTCAGGGGAAGAAGGTGAGAGACAACAATATAACTTTGGAGCAGGCTTGTATTTCTCAGAGTTGCAATCTCAATAACTTAGATTTTACTTTGGAGCCGAATTATACATGCGTCCCTGAAACCAGAAATCCTGAGAAGCCCCCCCTTGTATTTCCATGTGATACAAACCAGCAATTACGAAG GTCACCTGCTACTCCGGGGACTGATTCTTGTATTACACACGCCTCAGATGATCACTCTCTTGCTAATAAGCTGGACAATTTAGTTGTTAATAATGAAATTATCTCATCCCCGATAACGCCTCCTGAAGTGCAAATGGACGTAACAGTGTCCGACTCAAAGGCTTTGGTTTGTGTACCTCCGATGAATATGGAGGCACTTCCAGCAGCCACAATTAACCCAAAACACAAACATAGTGAACTTTCACAGCGTAGAACTAGACGACCATTCTCCGTACAAGAAGTTGAAGCACTGGTTGAAGCCGTTGAAAAACTGGGGACTGGGAG GTGGCGTGACATTAAAATGCGTGCTTTTGAGAATGCAGATCATAGAACATACGTCGACTTAAAG GATAAATGGAAGACTCTAGTCCACACTGGAAGCATATCCCCTCAACAAAGAAGAGGGGAGCCTGTGCCACAGGAGCTGTTGGATCGAGTCCTTGCTGCTCACTCGTACTGGTCGCAGAATCAGGCGAAACAAGGAAAGCAGCTGGTCGAGTCTCCAAAAATAATAGTTGCTGAGGTGGGAGCTGAAGGAGCTTGA